In one Micromonospora polyrhachis genomic region, the following are encoded:
- a CDS encoding sulfite exporter TauE/SafE family protein: MQLTEAALLLAAGLAAGTINAVAGGGSLITFPALIAIGLPPVPANVSNSVAVCPGYLSSVAGSYVDLPDHRSVARLLPTTILGAGAGCALLLVTPARAFELVVPFLVLGATAVLAFQSRLRRLVGHPRDLGPRRRTVALQAMVALGAVYGGYFGAALGVMLVAGLSLVLDETLVRVSALKNLLSAVVGLTTVTVFALFGPVNWATVAVVAPATITGGYLGARLVRRLPPAVLRTVIVIFGTAIGLLLLYRAFGD, from the coding sequence GTGCAACTCACCGAGGCAGCGTTGCTGCTCGCCGCCGGGCTCGCCGCGGGCACCATCAACGCGGTTGCCGGTGGCGGGTCGCTCATCACGTTCCCCGCGCTGATCGCGATCGGGCTGCCGCCCGTACCGGCGAATGTGAGTAATTCTGTCGCGGTCTGTCCGGGTTACCTGTCAAGCGTCGCCGGCAGTTACGTCGACCTGCCGGACCACCGCAGCGTGGCCAGACTGCTGCCCACCACGATCCTCGGCGCCGGCGCCGGTTGCGCGCTGCTGCTGGTCACCCCGGCCCGGGCGTTCGAGCTGGTCGTACCGTTTCTGGTGCTGGGCGCGACGGCCGTACTGGCGTTTCAGAGCCGGCTGCGCCGTCTGGTCGGCCACCCCCGCGACCTGGGCCCGCGCCGGCGGACCGTGGCCCTGCAGGCCATGGTCGCGCTCGGCGCGGTGTACGGCGGCTACTTCGGCGCGGCGCTCGGCGTGATGCTGGTCGCCGGGCTCTCGTTGGTACTGGACGAGACGCTGGTCCGGGTCAGCGCGCTCAAGAACCTGCTGTCGGCGGTGGTCGGGCTGACCACGGTGACCGTCTTCGCCCTCTTCGGCCCGGTCAACTGGGCGACCGTCGCGGTGGTCGCGCCAGCCACCATCACCGGCGGCTATCTCGGTGCCCGGCTGGTCCGTCGCCTGCCGCCCGCCGTGCTCAGGACCGTGATCGTGATCTTCGGTACGGCGATCGGCCTGCTCCTGCTCTACCGCGCCTTCGGCGACTGA
- a CDS encoding aminoglycoside adenylyltransferase domain-containing protein, whose amino-acid sequence MARPNQAAAPTGWLQGGHRTQLCVLGVARLHHLIVTGEMTTKSGAGRWGLSYYDERWHQVLREALRLREGGQPEYDNQASRLHDMTDFTAYVVEVGTDRPVVPSAN is encoded by the coding sequence ATAGCGAGGCCGAACCAGGCGGCCGCGCCGACGGGGTGGCTGCAGGGTGGACATCGCACTCAACTCTGCGTTCTCGGGGTCGCCCGCCTGCACCACCTGATCGTCACCGGAGAGATGACCACCAAGTCGGGTGCCGGCCGCTGGGGTCTCTCCTACTACGACGAGCGCTGGCATCAGGTCCTTCGCGAGGCGCTGCGCCTGCGCGAAGGCGGACAGCCCGAGTACGACAACCAGGCATCCCGACTCCATGACATGACTGATTTCACCGCGTACGTCGTGGAGGTCGGCACGGACCGCCCCGTCGTGCCTTCAGCAAATTGA
- a CDS encoding DUF2945 domain-containing protein codes for MAEGDKFRKGDHVSWASHSGRAYGTVKEEITERVKVRGHPVNASLEHPQYRIRNDDSGRDVAHRPEALRREPSEDGQDT; via the coding sequence ATGGCTGAGGGCGACAAATTCCGCAAGGGTGACCACGTCTCATGGGCCAGCCACTCTGGTCGGGCGTACGGGACCGTCAAGGAGGAAATAACCGAACGCGTGAAGGTCCGGGGGCACCCAGTCAACGCGTCACTGGAGCACCCGCAGTACCGGATCCGCAACGACGACTCCGGTAGAGATGTCGCACACCGACCGGAGGCGCTGCGCCGTGAACCGAGTGAAGACGGCCAGGACACCTGA
- the hpnR gene encoding hopanoid C-3 methylase HpnR, which translates to MKVLLIHPSVLMYSELFLRLEPLGIECVAAALQEAGHQVRIVDLQTHSKAEMAKEFLEFEPDAVGFGLNYLANVPEVIDLARWLKNRQRPPYVFVGGHSVSFIADHVLQQAEGAIDAIVRGEGETGTVALLAAARDGAAHEAPGAVTLQGTGPQPRLLESIDTPRPARELIRRRNRYFIGVLDPAASVEFTRGCPWDCSFCSAWTFYGRSYRKLSPGVAADEIARVKEPGIFIVDDVAFIRPEHGDAIAAELERRRIRKQYYLETRADVLLRNTEVFARWRRLGLNYIFLGMEALDAEGLDLYRKRISPDENMMALEQARKLGLAVAINLIVDPQWDREQFRVVREWAMSVPEIVHLSVMTPYPGTEIWHTESRKLTTSDYRLFDIQHAVLPTRLPLPEFYQELVRTQAVINRKHLGVVALARTAGIVARHLAHGQTNFARMLWRFTRVYNAERLCAEHQRPARYQLPEPELHTVDPRDRKKLYIHIGRTAPSRSALTDDPGSSSETTPPSVGPSPATGP; encoded by the coding sequence ATGAAAGTCCTGCTGATACATCCCAGCGTCCTAATGTATTCCGAGCTGTTCCTTCGATTGGAGCCATTGGGCATCGAGTGCGTCGCCGCCGCGCTACAGGAAGCAGGTCATCAGGTACGCATCGTCGACCTCCAGACCCATAGCAAAGCCGAGATGGCGAAGGAGTTCCTGGAGTTCGAACCGGATGCGGTGGGTTTCGGGCTCAACTATCTGGCCAACGTTCCCGAGGTCATAGACCTCGCCCGTTGGTTGAAGAACCGACAACGGCCACCCTACGTCTTCGTTGGTGGACACTCGGTCTCGTTCATCGCCGACCATGTCCTACAGCAGGCGGAAGGTGCCATCGACGCCATCGTACGGGGCGAGGGAGAGACCGGCACCGTTGCGCTGCTCGCCGCTGCCCGCGACGGAGCTGCCCACGAGGCACCCGGCGCCGTCACCCTGCAGGGCACCGGGCCACAACCGCGACTTCTGGAATCGATCGACACCCCACGCCCGGCCCGAGAGCTGATTCGACGTCGCAACCGCTACTTCATCGGGGTCCTGGACCCGGCGGCCTCCGTCGAATTCACCCGGGGTTGCCCCTGGGACTGCTCGTTCTGCTCGGCATGGACCTTCTACGGGCGCAGCTATCGCAAGCTCTCCCCGGGAGTGGCCGCCGACGAGATAGCCCGGGTCAAGGAGCCAGGCATCTTCATCGTCGACGACGTGGCCTTCATCCGTCCCGAACACGGTGACGCGATAGCCGCCGAATTGGAGCGCCGCCGAATTCGTAAGCAGTACTACCTTGAGACCCGAGCCGACGTACTGCTACGCAACACAGAAGTGTTCGCCCGGTGGAGACGCCTCGGACTGAACTACATATTCCTCGGCATGGAGGCGCTGGACGCCGAAGGGCTGGACCTCTACCGTAAGCGCATCAGCCCGGACGAGAACATGATGGCGCTGGAGCAGGCCAGGAAGCTCGGCCTCGCGGTCGCCATCAACCTCATCGTGGACCCGCAGTGGGACAGGGAACAGTTCCGCGTGGTCCGTGAATGGGCAATGAGCGTGCCGGAAATCGTCCATCTCTCGGTGATGACCCCATATCCCGGAACCGAGATCTGGCACACCGAATCTCGTAAGTTGACCACCTCCGACTATCGTCTCTTCGATATCCAGCACGCGGTGCTGCCCACCCGACTGCCGCTGCCGGAGTTCTACCAGGAGTTGGTCCGCACCCAGGCGGTGATCAACCGTAAGCACCTCGGCGTCGTCGCGCTCGCCCGTACCGCCGGTATCGTCGCGCGTCATCTCGCCCACGGGCAGACCAACTTCGCCAGGATGCTCTGGAGATTCACCCGCGTCTACAACGCCGAACGGCTGTGCGCAGAGCATCAGCGGCCCGCCCGATACCAGCTCCCGGAACCCGAACTGCACACCGTCGACCCGCGCGACCGCAAGAAGCTCTACATCCACATCGGCCGTACTGCTCCTTCCCGGTCCGCGCTCACCGACGACCCGGGCTCCTCGTCCGAGACGACACCCCCATCGGTCGGTCCGAGCCCGGCGACCGGACCTTGA
- the panB gene encoding 3-methyl-2-oxobutanoate hydroxymethyltransferase, translated as MSESGVTPAPAEVPTLYGGPATRRVRTRDLLAAKERGERWAMLTSYDQYTAAIFDQAGIPVLLVGDSAANNVFGYETTVPVTVEDLLPLVRAVVRATKQTLVVGDLPFGSYEEGPTQALRTAVRFMKEGGCHAVKLEGGRRFAAQIAAITGAGIPVMAHIGFTPQREHTIGGYRVQGRGEAAADVLADAQAVVEAGAFSVVLEMVPGEVAKRVTHEVPIPTVGIGAGPDTDAQVLVWQDMAGLRGGRAPRFVKRYADLAGVLTDATRRYADEVRDGQFPAAEHTF; from the coding sequence ATGTCCGAGTCAGGGGTCACCCCCGCACCGGCCGAGGTGCCGACGCTGTACGGCGGGCCGGCAACCCGGCGGGTACGCACCCGCGACCTGCTCGCCGCCAAGGAGCGCGGCGAGCGCTGGGCGATGCTCACCTCGTACGACCAGTACACGGCTGCGATCTTCGACCAGGCGGGGATCCCGGTGCTGCTGGTCGGCGACTCCGCGGCCAACAACGTCTTCGGCTACGAGACCACGGTGCCGGTGACCGTCGAGGACCTGCTGCCGCTGGTCCGGGCGGTGGTCCGGGCGACGAAGCAGACGCTGGTCGTCGGTGACCTGCCGTTCGGCTCGTACGAGGAGGGGCCGACCCAGGCGCTGCGCACGGCGGTGCGGTTCATGAAGGAGGGCGGCTGCCACGCGGTGAAGCTGGAGGGCGGTCGGCGCTTCGCGGCACAGATCGCGGCCATCACCGGTGCCGGCATCCCGGTCATGGCGCACATCGGGTTCACGCCGCAGCGGGAGCACACCATCGGCGGCTACCGGGTGCAGGGCCGGGGCGAGGCCGCTGCGGACGTACTCGCCGACGCGCAGGCGGTGGTCGAGGCGGGTGCCTTCTCGGTGGTGCTGGAGATGGTGCCGGGTGAGGTGGCCAAGCGGGTCACCCACGAGGTGCCGATCCCGACGGTGGGCATCGGTGCCGGCCCGGACACCGACGCGCAGGTGCTGGTCTGGCAGGACATGGCGGGCCTACGCGGCGGCCGGGCACCCCGGTTCGTCAAGCGGTACGCCGACCTGGCCGGGGTGCTCACCGACGCCACCCGCCGCTACGCCGACGAGGTACGCGACGGGCAGTTCCCCGCCGCCGAACACACCTTCTGA
- a CDS encoding CPBP family intramembrane glutamic endopeptidase, whose product MNGAPELTTHILIAALLTIILAGTGLGMKHRHRFSRQLTDDPGQRPRFYRDSIVGAWVLAAFVPLIAFESADLSIADLGWAWPSGDGLDYLLAAYMLVMTLVGGLRARHRMRRGEMIPARARIAVIVPRTPHERRLAVALAVTAGITEEAVYRGLLIAAGTQIYDLPLPLVAMASLALFVAAHAYQGRKGMVGIAALGALFTIIYLVSGSLLLAIMVHVWQDLVALLLIPAHVGVPETTNGADTQPAAKTTGQAQDEPAATTDGEPPQPAPRLVVRSAVPD is encoded by the coding sequence GTGAACGGGGCTCCGGAACTGACCACGCATATTCTAATTGCGGCGCTGCTGACCATCATCCTGGCCGGAACAGGTCTGGGAATGAAGCACCGTCACCGCTTCAGCCGACAGCTCACCGACGACCCGGGACAGCGGCCCCGGTTCTATCGCGACTCGATCGTTGGGGCATGGGTCTTGGCGGCCTTCGTCCCGCTCATCGCGTTCGAGAGCGCCGATCTGTCCATTGCTGACCTCGGTTGGGCCTGGCCCAGTGGCGACGGCCTCGACTACCTGCTGGCGGCGTACATGCTGGTGATGACCTTGGTCGGTGGTCTGCGCGCACGGCACCGGATGCGCCGGGGAGAGATGATCCCCGCCCGGGCCCGAATCGCCGTGATAGTCCCGCGGACCCCGCACGAGCGCCGGCTGGCGGTGGCGCTGGCGGTTACCGCCGGCATCACGGAGGAGGCGGTCTACCGCGGTCTTCTTATCGCAGCCGGCACGCAAATATACGACCTGCCCCTACCGTTGGTCGCGATGGCCAGCCTGGCACTGTTCGTGGCGGCCCACGCGTACCAGGGTCGCAAAGGGATGGTCGGCATCGCCGCCCTCGGCGCCCTGTTCACCATCATCTATCTGGTCTCGGGCAGCCTACTGCTAGCCATCATGGTGCACGTCTGGCAGGATCTGGTGGCACTGTTGCTGATACCAGCGCACGTAGGCGTACCAGAGACTACCAACGGTGCCGATACCCAGCCGGCCGCCAAAACCACCGGGCAGGCCCAGGACGAGCCCGCAGCGACGACTGACGGGGAACCACCGCAGCCGGCTCCCCGACTCGTCGTGCGCTCGGCGGTCCCAGACTGA
- a CDS encoding DUF6924 domain-containing protein translates to MTETTLVCDTPSMLTMPDPPCALVLRTDFSNDATWAAVCAASSALSVEGFGATLSFVSDRAFADLSVEQVVALPRVADRGFLFLVDHVTITNPEMPLVVLDLNVEPGRWFRVVPAEMWGVENNLTLANLDFRDFADRVDPDGVFRGFAG, encoded by the coding sequence GTGACCGAGACGACGCTGGTCTGCGACACTCCGTCGATGCTGACGATGCCTGACCCGCCGTGTGCGCTGGTATTGCGGACCGACTTCTCCAATGATGCGACCTGGGCGGCGGTGTGCGCGGCGAGTAGCGCACTCTCGGTCGAGGGGTTCGGGGCAACCCTGTCCTTCGTCAGCGACCGGGCGTTCGCCGACCTGAGCGTTGAGCAGGTGGTGGCGCTACCGAGGGTGGCCGACCGCGGTTTCTTGTTCCTCGTCGACCACGTCACGATCACCAACCCGGAGATGCCACTGGTCGTGCTCGACCTGAACGTCGAGCCGGGACGCTGGTTCCGGGTCGTGCCGGCCGAAATGTGGGGCGTCGAGAACAACCTGACCCTCGCCAACCTGGATTTCCGCGATTTTGCCGACCGCGTGGACCCGGACGGCGTCTTCCGGGGCTTCGCCGGCTAG
- a CDS encoding M48 family metalloprotease → MTAIPNDTSTCARCSSATVSIHEAIPWCPRCEWNLDRYDPNRRSPEFGWRWIDRRTHQLAYRLTRRQFTELAERSLDRPRLNLARITTVTFSLLLLAGVVALAVGGGWLATYRFPSLATVLGVAALGLAIALRPRLGKLDPLVDVLPRDKAPALHQLIDEVAAAVGAPRPDVVAVDHTFNAYATSVGLRRRRVLCLGLPLWGSLGPQERVALLGHELGHFVNGDIRRGLLTQPAFTMLGSAADLVRPVDTVGGGDGVGFVGVIGEMLANMLQSMLSRLLFGAHLLLVWVGLRDAQRAEYLADELAARAAGSTAAVRLLDTFLTADVVTMLVHREARAGRGPAHWRVAADEARTSVTDLPRLRQLSVRDDVSLFSSHPPAGLRARMIEARQWRTATVVLTETRSEQVDAELVRDYERTRRTISWAH, encoded by the coding sequence GTGACAGCCATACCGAACGACACCTCAACCTGTGCGCGTTGCTCCTCGGCCACCGTCTCCATCCACGAGGCCATCCCCTGGTGTCCCCGATGCGAGTGGAACCTCGACCGGTACGACCCGAACCGCCGCTCCCCCGAGTTCGGCTGGCGCTGGATCGACCGGCGAACCCACCAACTCGCCTACCGGCTGACCCGTCGGCAGTTCACCGAACTGGCCGAGCGGAGCCTCGACCGTCCCCGGCTGAACCTGGCCCGGATCACGACGGTGACATTCTCGCTGCTGTTACTCGCGGGTGTCGTGGCACTCGCGGTCGGCGGCGGCTGGCTGGCGACCTACCGGTTCCCCTCGTTGGCGACCGTACTCGGGGTCGCCGCACTCGGCTTGGCCATCGCGCTACGACCCCGCCTCGGCAAGCTCGATCCGCTGGTCGACGTGCTGCCCCGGGATAAGGCTCCGGCACTACACCAACTCATCGACGAGGTGGCGGCGGCGGTGGGCGCGCCCCGACCGGACGTGGTGGCGGTAGACCACACGTTCAACGCGTACGCCACCTCGGTGGGGCTGCGGCGACGCCGAGTGCTCTGCCTCGGACTACCGCTGTGGGGCTCGTTGGGTCCGCAGGAACGGGTTGCGCTGCTCGGTCATGAGTTGGGGCACTTCGTCAACGGTGACATCCGCCGGGGTCTACTCACCCAACCGGCGTTCACCATGCTCGGCTCAGCCGCCGACCTGGTCCGACCGGTCGACACCGTCGGCGGAGGGGACGGCGTGGGATTCGTCGGGGTCATCGGCGAGATGCTGGCCAACATGCTGCAGTCGATGCTCTCCCGTCTGCTATTCGGCGCCCACCTGCTGCTGGTGTGGGTCGGCCTGCGTGACGCCCAACGCGCCGAGTATCTCGCCGACGAACTGGCGGCCCGGGCGGCCGGCTCGACCGCCGCCGTACGGTTGCTGGACACATTCCTGACGGCGGACGTCGTGACGATGCTGGTTCACCGCGAGGCCAGGGCCGGTCGTGGTCCGGCCCACTGGCGGGTGGCCGCTGACGAGGCACGCACCAGCGTCACGGACCTGCCCCGACTACGGCAACTGTCGGTCCGTGACGACGTGTCCCTGTTCTCCTCCCACCCACCGGCCGGGCTGCGGGCCCGGATGATCGAGGCCCGCCAGTGGCGTACGGCAACCGTGGTGCTCACCGAGACCCGGAGCGAACAGGTCGACGCGGAGTTGGTCAGGGACTACGAGCGGACCCGCCGCACCATCAGTTGGGCCCACTAG
- a CDS encoding family 43 glycosylhydrolase yields the protein MKRLLALVMCLVLLPVSPAQAGSTIRNPLNGSADPTLTYFNGNYYLATTLGNRIGMWRSPTLAGLATAPETTVFRDADVSRNKQVWAPGLYRFDGRWYIYYTASDGVDANHRMYVIESAGDDPMGPYHFKARIADHGEYAIDGEPFVHNGRRYFTWSGPGRGRSGPAQIYLQAMDTPWSTTGARVALPASGGCDEVREGAVSLRGAGRTFLVYSTCDTSKPDYQLWMKSITDGQDPLVPDNWIQHAGPVFWRNDAAGVFGPGHNGFFKSPDGTEDWIVYHGKTTSEYTSAGRTTRAQKFTWNADGTPNFGRPLALADTVVPPSGDPWASQDPGAARGYVVGEEKQYFDRTPEDALGHWWQQPNGTLRHDTWGGSLIAGRPSGFRHGTEQHAFARTPDGRLRHLWWTPGVGVRSEDWGTGLAGDPTGMVSVNGQKHVFGRAPNGTLAHWWQEPDGTVRRDNWGGSLVGTPTAYAFGDEQHVFARGTDNSLRHYYWYPKIPDNLPAVDDWGAVGTVHSDPTGFAFGRQQHVFYRTANGTVEHRFFDHSEWKVYTENWGGNLVGTPFAFRHGPTQHVYGRGVDGALWHLWRQPGTSVQAQNLGGTLTGDPVGIAFRGEQHVFSRSADGSLQTHLGTTVTPWPGGQIAP from the coding sequence ATGAAGCGGTTGCTGGCGCTCGTGATGTGCCTCGTGCTCCTACCGGTGTCCCCGGCCCAGGCCGGCTCCACCATCCGCAACCCGCTCAACGGCAGCGCCGACCCCACGCTGACCTACTTCAACGGCAACTACTACCTGGCCACCACCCTGGGCAACCGGATCGGCATGTGGCGGTCGCCCACTCTCGCGGGCCTCGCCACCGCACCCGAGACGACGGTGTTCCGTGATGCCGACGTCAGCCGCAACAAGCAGGTCTGGGCCCCGGGTCTCTACCGGTTCGACGGACGCTGGTACATCTACTACACGGCCAGCGACGGCGTCGACGCCAACCACCGGATGTACGTCATCGAGTCCGCCGGCGACGACCCGATGGGGCCGTACCACTTCAAGGCCCGCATCGCCGACCACGGCGAGTACGCCATCGACGGTGAGCCTTTCGTACACAACGGCCGCCGCTACTTCACGTGGAGCGGCCCCGGACGCGGCAGGAGTGGACCGGCACAGATCTATCTACAGGCGATGGACACCCCGTGGTCGACCACCGGTGCCCGGGTCGCACTGCCCGCCAGCGGCGGCTGCGACGAGGTACGTGAGGGTGCGGTGAGTCTGCGCGGAGCGGGCCGTACGTTTCTGGTGTATTCGACCTGCGACACGAGCAAGCCCGACTACCAGTTGTGGATGAAGTCCATCACCGACGGTCAGGACCCGCTGGTACCCGACAACTGGATTCAGCATGCCGGTCCGGTTTTCTGGCGCAACGACGCCGCCGGCGTTTTCGGTCCGGGGCACAACGGCTTCTTCAAGTCACCCGACGGCACCGAGGACTGGATCGTCTACCACGGCAAGACCACGTCGGAGTACACCTCCGCTGGCCGGACCACGCGGGCACAGAAGTTCACCTGGAACGCCGACGGAACGCCGAACTTCGGCCGGCCGCTCGCCCTGGCGGACACGGTCGTGCCGCCGTCCGGCGACCCGTGGGCCAGCCAGGACCCGGGGGCGGCCCGCGGCTACGTCGTGGGGGAGGAGAAGCAGTACTTCGACCGTACGCCGGAGGATGCCCTCGGCCACTGGTGGCAGCAGCCCAACGGGACGCTGCGCCACGACACCTGGGGCGGAAGCCTCATCGCCGGCCGGCCCAGCGGCTTCCGGCACGGCACCGAGCAACATGCCTTCGCCCGCACGCCGGACGGTCGGCTCCGGCACCTCTGGTGGACGCCGGGCGTCGGCGTACGCTCCGAGGACTGGGGTACGGGGCTGGCCGGTGACCCGACCGGCATGGTCAGCGTCAACGGCCAGAAGCACGTCTTCGGTCGTGCCCCCAACGGCACCCTCGCTCACTGGTGGCAGGAGCCCGACGGCACGGTACGCCGCGACAACTGGGGTGGCAGTCTGGTCGGCACCCCCACCGCCTACGCCTTCGGCGACGAGCAGCACGTCTTCGCGCGCGGTACGGACAACTCGCTACGGCACTACTACTGGTATCCGAAGATTCCCGACAACCTGCCCGCGGTGGACGACTGGGGTGCGGTCGGCACGGTGCACTCCGATCCGACCGGCTTCGCGTTCGGCCGGCAGCAGCACGTCTTCTATCGCACCGCCAACGGCACCGTGGAGCACCGGTTCTTCGACCACAGTGAGTGGAAGGTCTACACCGAGAACTGGGGCGGCAACCTGGTCGGTACGCCCTTCGCCTTCCGGCACGGGCCGACGCAGCACGTGTACGGCCGGGGCGTCGACGGCGCGCTCTGGCACCTCTGGCGGCAGCCGGGTACGTCCGTACAGGCACAGAACCTCGGCGGTACGCTCACCGGCGATCCGGTCGGTATCGCCTTCCGGGGCGAGCAGCACGTGTTCAGCCGTTCCGCCGACGGCAGCCTGCAAACCCACCTTGGCACCACGGTGACGCCCTGGCCGGGCGGCCAGATCGCACCGTGA
- a CDS encoding GNAT family N-acetyltransferase, with amino-acid sequence MLADLWPLYRLTIVTPHLQLRLPREDELAELADLAGKGVHHPGERPFLTPWTDGTHTDRARFVLRSHWSQLASWDVAAWRLGLGVFRAGQPIGVVTLRARDFPVVRQVTTSAWLGLDHQGRGYGTEARIGLLTLAFEHLGATAALTEVFQDNHSSQGVSRKLGYEHDGISVDARDGAAVVSDRLRLTRERWQQHQRPTVTVDGLDDGCRASFGL; translated from the coding sequence ATGCTCGCCGACCTGTGGCCGTTGTACCGCCTCACCATCGTCACACCGCACCTGCAACTGCGCCTCCCGCGCGAAGACGAGCTCGCTGAGCTTGCCGACCTCGCCGGCAAGGGTGTGCATCATCCCGGCGAGCGGCCGTTTCTGACCCCATGGACCGACGGCACCCACACGGACCGGGCGCGGTTCGTCCTACGGAGCCACTGGAGCCAGCTGGCCTCCTGGGACGTGGCAGCGTGGCGGCTCGGGCTGGGCGTCTTCCGGGCAGGCCAGCCGATCGGCGTGGTTACGCTTCGGGCGCGAGACTTCCCGGTGGTACGACAGGTGACGACCTCGGCCTGGCTGGGCCTGGATCATCAGGGCAGAGGCTATGGAACGGAAGCGAGGATCGGGCTGCTCACCCTTGCCTTCGAACATCTCGGTGCGACCGCCGCGCTGACCGAGGTGTTCCAGGACAACCACTCCTCGCAAGGGGTGTCCCGCAAACTCGGCTACGAGCACGACGGGATCTCCGTCGACGCCCGGGACGGTGCGGCCGTCGTCTCCGACCGCCTGCGTCTGACGCGGGAGAGGTGGCAACAGCACCAGCGACCAACCGTGACGGTCGACGGGCTGGACGATGGCTGCCGAGCCTCGTTCGGCCTCTGA
- a CDS encoding histone H1, giving the protein MAEATKATTRPAARPTGARKTTGAKKAPMKRSTAAKKAATVTKRATGATAAKTPARKKATTARTASKTAPTTVRKTAKTAPAKKATTARSTTAKKTTTAKSTAAKKATAKRTAEKKTTAAKSTAKQAAVKKATAKKTIAKKAAPKKTVAKKSTAKKTTSTRPAAARKTTAAKKAPAKKATTAKSASTRKTAATKATGTARTTAAKKTTARKSTAGTVSARKLTGRKTPTKQVTARQSPAKKAARVAARKTTG; this is encoded by the coding sequence ATGGCCGAAGCAACTAAGGCCACCACCCGGCCGGCTGCCAGACCCACCGGCGCCCGGAAGACCACCGGGGCCAAGAAGGCACCGATGAAGCGGTCCACGGCGGCGAAGAAGGCCGCCACCGTGACCAAGCGGGCCACCGGGGCGACCGCCGCCAAGACCCCCGCCCGCAAGAAGGCGACGACGGCCCGTACCGCCAGCAAGACGGCACCGACCACGGTCCGGAAGACCGCCAAGACGGCACCCGCGAAGAAGGCGACGACGGCGAGGTCGACGACCGCGAAGAAGACGACGACCGCAAAGTCGACGGCGGCCAAGAAGGCCACGGCGAAGCGGACCGCCGAGAAGAAGACGACGGCCGCGAAGTCGACGGCTAAGCAGGCGGCGGTCAAGAAGGCCACGGCGAAGAAGACCATCGCCAAGAAGGCAGCGCCGAAGAAGACCGTCGCGAAGAAGTCGACGGCGAAGAAGACGACGTCGACGCGTCCGGCGGCGGCGCGCAAGACCACGGCGGCGAAGAAGGCACCCGCGAAGAAGGCGACGACCGCGAAGTCGGCCTCGACCCGCAAGACGGCCGCCACGAAGGCGACCGGAACGGCGCGCACGACGGCGGCGAAGAAGACCACCGCGCGGAAGTCGACGGCCGGAACGGTGTCGGCCCGGAAACTGACCGGCCGGAAGACGCCGACCAAGCAGGTCACCGCTCGGCAGTCGCCGGCCAAGAAGGCCGCCCGGGTCGCGGCCCGCAAGACCACCGGCTGA
- the npdG gene encoding NADPH-dependent F420 reductase, with product MAYDASSLPDVSGLTVGIIGGTGDQGRGLAYRFVRAGQTVLVGSRTAERAEQAAREIAALPGVPADATVSGGDNIEVASRADVVILAVPWDGHAVTLTALREPLAGKVVVDCVNPLGFDGQGPYALRVEEGSAVQQAAALLPESRVCAAFNHVSAPLLADPTIDRIDLDVLICTEDRELVGIVGGLAALIPGMRGIYAGRLRNAHQIEAFTANLIAINKRYKAHAGIRVTDL from the coding sequence ATGGCATACGACGCTAGTTCCCTGCCCGACGTGTCCGGGCTGACCGTGGGCATCATCGGCGGCACCGGCGACCAGGGGCGGGGCCTCGCCTACCGGTTCGTGCGTGCGGGACAGACCGTACTCGTCGGTTCCCGGACAGCCGAGCGCGCGGAGCAGGCGGCCCGAGAGATCGCCGCGCTGCCCGGGGTACCGGCCGACGCCACCGTCTCCGGCGGGGACAACATAGAGGTGGCGTCCCGGGCCGACGTGGTCATCCTCGCGGTGCCGTGGGACGGGCACGCCGTCACCCTCACCGCGTTGCGCGAGCCACTGGCCGGCAAGGTGGTCGTCGACTGCGTCAATCCGCTCGGTTTCGACGGGCAGGGCCCGTACGCGTTGCGGGTCGAGGAGGGCAGTGCGGTGCAGCAGGCCGCCGCCCTGTTGCCCGAGTCCCGCGTGTGCGCAGCGTTCAACCACGTCAGTGCCCCGCTGCTGGCCGACCCGACGATCGACCGGATCGACCTCGACGTGCTGATCTGCACCGAGGACCGGGAGTTGGTGGGGATCGTCGGCGGGCTCGCCGCACTGATTCCCGGCATGCGCGGCATCTACGCAGGCCGGCTGCGCAACGCCCACCAGATCGAGGCGTTCACCGCGAACCTGATCGCGATCAACAAGCGGTACAAGGCGCACGCCGGCATCCGGGTCACCGACCTCTGA